Part of the Actinomycetota bacterium genome, ACAACTACCGCTACCACAACAGCCGCTACGACGCGGACGTCGTTCCGCGGCTCGAACCCGGTCAGACGTTCGACTACGACTTCACCGTGCGCCAGCTCGGTCCCGGCGGTCAACCCGAGGTGAGCGACGCCGCGATCGGCACCGCGACCGCACGTCCCGGCGACACGGTCGAGTTCGGCCTCACGGTGACGGAGGGCGGCGAAGGCGGGCTGTCGGAGGAGGTGTTCGCCGCGAGTCCCGAGCTCGGGCGCGTCGCGTGGCTCAGACCGGCGGAGGGCAATCGCTTCCGCGGCGCGCTGACCATCCCCCGCGACACCCCGCCGGGGGACTACCCGTTCGCCTTCTTCGCCGCGAGCAAGAAGTGCTACGACCCCGAGACCTTCCCGCGGCGGGTTCTGCGGGTCGTGGCGCCCTGAGCCGACGGGCGGGTGCCGCTGGCCGGCAGGCCGGCGCGTGGCGTGCCGGCCACCAGATGGGCGGCGAGCAGCTCGTGGATGCCCGGCCAGCGCTCCTGCGTCGCGTCCGGGTCGCGCGCGGCCAGCGCCTCCTGCGCTGCCGCGCAGAGCCCGTCGACGGCGTCCAGGACGGGATCGTCGTCGACGTGCTGGCAGGCCAGGCGCGCGAGCGCGAGCGCCTCGTCGACGGCCCGCTCGTCCTCGAGGTTCATCGCGAGCGAGCTCCCCCGGAAGCCCCCCGGGTGATCAGCCGGCAGCGCGGCGTCTTCGGCCAGGTCGTCCCATCCGAAGAGCCCGAGCGCGGCCGTGCCGCCGTGAAAGAAGGCGACCACCCCGTCGACCGAGGAGGCGGACCGCCGCCAGCCGAGGTGCTCGTAGAAGCGGGTGGCGCGCGCGAG contains:
- a CDS encoding precorrin-8X methylmutase, which gives rise to MTTYLRDGAEIYRRSFATIRAEADLDAFDPILARAVVRMIHACGMVDLTHDVAASPGFAAAAQAALRAGAPILCDTSMVASGVTRARLPADNDVVCTLSEPRVADLARATRFYEHLGWRRSASSVDGVVAFFHGGTAALGLFGWDDLAEDAALPADHPGGFRGSSLAMNLEDERAVDEALALARLACQHVDDDPVLDAVDGLCAAAQEALAARDPDATQERWPGIHELLAAHLVAGTPRAGLPASGTRPSAQGATTRRTRRGKVSGS
- a CDS encoding carboxypeptidase-like regulatory domain-containing protein, whose amino-acid sequence is MAGASGRGFGLAALVVSLALVATACAGDDEQGTDQAATQQEQTATNQTQTREEQAPAAATGTIVGRATDEDSGRPLSDVYIVVGYQGVQRAAVTGPDGRYVVPEVPAGEPAAILGFHENNYRYHNSRYDADVVPRLEPGQTFDYDFTVRQLGPGGQPEVSDAAIGTATARPGDTVEFGLTVTEGGEGGLSEEVFAASPELGRVAWLRPAEGNRFRGALTIPRDTPPGDYPFAFFAASKKCYDPETFPRRVLRVVAP